In Ostrea edulis chromosome 4, xbOstEdul1.1, whole genome shotgun sequence, a single window of DNA contains:
- the LOC130053715 gene encoding uncharacterized protein LOC130053715, with protein MPEAIKSAKLKNRGESLTMQKGNLVATAWKDKKIVTYLSTNCDPTQTRVVQRRQKDGTLKDVSAPSVSELYNKYMFGVDLADQKRMQYSTCRKAKKWYKYLFWFCFDIALVNSLICMQESPNHKLLTKTNKEKKRTQLDFRMALAQQMIGTFRGSRKRRAPGVTGNCGDAHWPIQFEKAGRCKGCAKQNKRHEVSTGCRQLAFSTGTFPMNKNKLRPLAQKKKFTKRRCSSRTEI; from the coding sequence ATGCCAGAAGCCATCAAAAGTGCCAAATTAAAGAACAGAGGAGAATCCCTTACAATGCAGAAAGGCAACCTAGTAGCAACAGCATGGAAAGACAAGAAGATTGTGACTTACCTAAGCACAAACTGCGATCCTACACAGACCAGAGTAGTGCAAAGACGTCAAAAGGATGGGACCCTAAAGGATGTGTCAGCTCCAAGTGTCTCTGAGCTATACAACAAATATATGTTTGGTGTAGACTTGGCTGACCAAAAGAGGATGCAGTATTCCACTTGCAGAAAAGCCAAAAAATGGTACAAGTACttgttttggttttgttttgatattgcaCTTGTCAATTCCTTGATTTGCATGCAAGAATCGCCAAATCATAAGTTGCTGACCAAAACAAACAAGGAAAAAAAGAGAACGCAGTTGGACTTCAGAATGGCATTGGCGCAGCAGATGATCGGAACATTCAGAGGAAGTAGAAAGCGTAGGGCACCTGGAGTAACGGGAAATTGTGGGGATGCACATTGGCCCATTCAATTTGAAAAAGCTGGACGATGTAAGGGATGTGCAAAGCAGAACAAGAGACACGAAGTCTCTACTGGATGCAGACAATTGGCGTTTTCGACTGGTACGTTTCCGATGAATAAAAATAAGCTCCGCCCACTTGCGCAGAAGAAGAAATTTACTAAACGGAGATGTTCCAGTCGAACAGAAATTTGA